One Gossypium raimondii isolate GPD5lz chromosome 3, ASM2569854v1, whole genome shotgun sequence genomic window carries:
- the LOC105796259 gene encoding putative zinc transporter At3g08650, giving the protein MLFRVKHLFLSLYFIFVLLECATADGQSEISKGIRSPPNNVGNNVIDGTGTEKVISFKDDNNLMSNWKGSYSRVSLSTVALLTLAMAAATGLGAVPFFFVELDPQWAGICNGMAAGVMLAASFDLIQEGQEHSAGSWVVIGILAGGVFILLCKKFLEQYGEVSMLDIKGADATKVVLVIGIMTLHSFGEGSGVGVSFAGSKGFTQGLLVTLAIAVHNIPEGLAVSTVLASRGVSPQNAMLWSIITSLPQPIVAVPSFMCADTFNKFLPFCTGFAAGCMIWMVVAEVLPDAFKEASPTPVASAATLSVAFMEALSTLFQNFTHDYNSEDASGFFVSLLFGLGPLLGGLVLVSFALAFHLQHALLMGTASGIAFILGAWRPLQLLLSSKMGFLPLMLLLTVGAAFVHVSSSTILLLVGNKRSSSNNLPTVTRFPVSVLTLQSFLACGAVAFHALAEGLALGVAAPKAYGLGRHMVLPVSLHGLPRGAAVASCIFGTTGSWYGSLAAAALISVIGPISAIGAILAGIDYSGLDHVMVLACGGLIPCFVRIVQRAVRLDIRKSSCGLAVGVGFATLCLACTKLVCLHTPYCNSAPEAVR; this is encoded by the exons ATGCTGTTTAGAGTCAAGCATCTGTTTCTCTCTTTGTACTTCATATTTGTGTTACTTGAATGCGCTACAGCAGATGGTCAAAGTGAAATTTCGAAAGGGATAAGATCTCCCCCCAATAATGTAGGCAATAATGTTATAGATGGCACTGGTACGGAGAAAGTCATAAGTTTTAAGGATGACAACAACTTAATGAGTAACTGGAAGGGCAGTTACAGCAGAGTGTCTCTGTCCACAGTTGCCCTTTTGACATTAGCAATGGCTGCAGCAACTGGTTTAGGTGCAgttccatttttctttgtggAACTCGATCCTCAGTGGGCTGGGATATGCAATGGAATGGCTGCTGGTGTCATGTTGGCTGCAAGTTTTGATCTCATACAGGAAGGGCAAGAACATAGTGCTGGAAGTTGGGTTGTTATTGGGATTTTAGCGGGTGgtgtttttattttgctttgtaAGAAG TTTCTTGAACAATATGGGGAAGTAAGTATGCTGGATATAAAAGGAGCAGATGCAACTAAAGTTGTTCTTGTTATTGGAATCATGACACTGCATTCATTTGGAGAGGGCTCTGGTGTTGGAGTTTCCTTTGCCGGCTCAAAAGGTTTTACTCAAGGCCTTTTGGTAACTTTGGCCATAGCTGTACATAACATACCGGAGGGATTGGCTGTGAGCACGGTTCTTGCATCAAGGGGTGTTTCTCCACAGAATGCAATGCTATGGAGCATTATTACATCCTTGCCACAG CCAATTGTTGCAGTTCCTTCTTTTATGTGCGCCGATACATTTAATAAATTCCTGCCCTTTTGTACTGGTTTTGCTGCTGGATGTATGATCTGGATGGTTGTTGCTGAGGTTCTCCCTGATGCATTTAAG gaAGCTTCACCAACTCCAGTGGCATCAGCTGCTACGCTTTCAGTAGCATTCATGGAAGCTCTAAGCACTCTTTTCCAGAATTTCACTCATGACTACAA TTCTGAGGATGCTTCTGGCTTCTTTGTTTCATTGCTTTTTGGCCTTGGACCTTTACTGGGTGGCCTTGTGCTTGTTTCATTTGCTCTTGCTTTCCATCTTCAGCATGCCCTTCTCATGGGTACTGCATCTGGCATTGCCTTCATCCTTGGTGCCTGGCGACCGCTGCAACTACTATTGTCTTCCAAAATGGGATTCTTACCACTTATGTTGCTACTAACTGTAGGAGCTGCATTTGTCCATGTTTCAAGCTCTACTATTTTGTTGCTTGTTGGTAACAAAAGAAGTTCTTCCAATAACCTTCCGACAGTAACAAGATTTCCGGTGAGTGTTCTCACTCTCCAGTCATTTTTAGCGTGTGGAGCTGTGGCTTTTCATGCTCTGGCTGAAGGGCTTGCACTAGGAGTGGCTGCGCCAAAAGCTTATGGACTTGGCCGGCACATGGTCCTTCCTGTATCCCTTCACGGGCTTCCACGTGGTGCAGCTGTGGCCAGCTGCATCTTTGGAACTACTGGCAGTTGGTATGGCTCTCTTGCAGCAGCTGCTCTAATCAGCGTCATAGGCCCGATATCTGCAATTGGAGCAATATTGGCAGGAATTGACTACAGTGGTCTTGACCATGTGATGGTTTTGGCCTGTGGAGGATTGATCCCATGCTTTGTTAGAATAGTTCAAAGAGCAGTAAGGTTAGATATCCGAAAAAGCAGCTGCGGTCTTGCTGTTGGAGTCGGTTTTGCTACTCTTTGTTTAGCATGCACCAAGTTGGTTTGCTTGCATACACCTTATTGCAATTCTGCTCCGGAGGCTGTCAGATAA
- the LOC105796261 gene encoding protein RETICULATA-RELATED 3, chloroplastic, with protein sequence MAAMARYSFSDLTRKFPNTSGARPLKSQPPHVVSFPRNQPFRFQPSQISIPKLQFSCGGGDDGNHGVGGNGGGGKGDGGSNSNDDLWQRFGILGLLLSGWRDRVAADPQFPFKVLMEELVGVSACVVGDMASRPNFGLNELDFVFSTLVVGSILNFLLMYLLAPTASASSSSLPSIFANCPQSHMFEPGAYTLMNRFGTFVYKGAVFAAVGFAAGLVGTAISNGLIMMRKKMDPSFETPNKPPPTLLNAFTWATHMGVSSNLRYQTLNGVEFLLAKGLPPLAFKSSVVVLRCLNNVLGGMTFVILAKFTGSQSVEQKPPNIDKEKKSVDGDSLDNSQSTFK encoded by the coding sequence ATGGCTGCCATGGCGCGGTATAGTTTCTCGGACCTGACGAGAAAATTCCCTAACACGAGCGGTGCTCGCCCTCTCAAATCACAACCACCGCATGTTGTTTCCTTCCCTCGAAACCAACCGTTCCGGTTTCAGCCTTCTCAGATTTCCATTCCCAAACTTCAGTTTTCATGCGGCGGAGGAGACGACGGAAACCATGGGGTTGGTGGTAACGGAGGTGGTGGTAAAGGCGATGGCGGTTCCAACTCCAACGATGATCTATGGCAGCGCTTTGGCATTTTGGGTCTTCTTCTAAGTGGATGGAGAGACAGGGTTGCAGCAGATCCTCAGTTCCCATTCAAGGTTTTAATGGAAGAGTTGGTGGGTGTTAGTGCTTGTGTTGTTGGAGACATGGCTTCACGTCCTAATTTTGGTCTTAATGAGCTCGACTTCGTTTTCTCAACTCTTGTTGTGGgttcaattttgaatttccttCTTATGTATCTTTTAGCACCAACAGCTTCTGCATCATCTTCAAGTCTCCCTTCCATCTTTGCAAATTGTCCACAAAGTCATATGTTTGAACCAGGTGCTTATACCTTAATGAACCGTTTTGGGACTTTTGTCTATAAAGGAGCTGTGTTTGCTGCTGTTGGATTTGCTGCAGGCCTTGTTGGAACTGCAATCTCAAATGGGTTGATCATGATGAGGAAGAAAATGGATCCCAGCTTTGAAACACCTAACAAGCCACCTCCTACCTTGTTGAATGCCTTCACTTGGGCTACTCACATGGGGGTTAGCAGCAATTTGAGGTACCAAACCTTGAATGGGGTCGAGTTTTTGTTGGCTAAGGGACTTCCTCCCCTGGCATTTAAGTCATCAGTGGTGGTTCTGAGATGCTTAAATAATGTACTTGGAGGAATGACATTTGTAATACTAGCAAAATTTACTGGATCTCAGAGTGTTGAACAGAAGCCACCAAACATAGACAAGGAGAAGAAGTCGGTGGACGGTGACAGTTTGGACAACAGTCAGTCGacttttaagtga